The Onychomys torridus chromosome X, mOncTor1.1, whole genome shotgun sequence genomic interval AGGATTACCCTACGTttcaggccagcccaggctacatagcaaggcgtgtcttaaaacatacacacataaataaacacttATAATTTTGCTGTGAGTGTTAGATATAGGCCAAGTTTTAGCTACAGTGATGTTGGAAGGCTGGGGCTTCTCATTTATTGTATCAGTTGGTAAATCTCTTGACTTTTTCATGTGTCTTGTTATTAAATGATGGCCCCATGCTATGCCAcagtatgaaaaacaaaatgaaggttGAAAGAAAAGAGACCTACCTTCCCATTTGGACAGAATTTTGAACAATTGGCACTTAACACAGAGATGGGTTCTGACACCCTAATCTTGAGATCCTTAAGATATGATGTGtgtttttgagtatttttatggAGCTGActtagtatgtatgtatacttgtCTGTGATCTGAGAACTCTAGGGGCTTCACCCTTCCAGCATTCTCTAGCTTTGGATTCAAAATTGCAGTCAAATCCTCACTTTGACAAGCTGTGGCTTTCTCTGCTATCCTTTAGTAAAATGAGATGTGCTTATATGATGTATATTCTTACCTAAAAACTAGAGCTAATAATATTTGTTGAGTACTTCATAATCCATAGTGTTAATATATTATTAAGTTCTTAATTGAAATACTTAGAACAATCCAGCAAGGATGTTAGTTACTGCTGACAAGAGAAGCAAACAGATCCAGAAGATTGAAATCATAATCTCGTGATGAATAGGCTATCACAGCCGTGTTAGCAGCAGTCTGTTTTTAAAGTTGGTATGTAAGACAAAACTATTGGAGCCagcatttcttcttaaaattccTAAAGTTGCTCATAATTGTTGTCTTTCAGTGACTCCAACATATTTGCATATTtggcttttcttcattttaggcgtggattgctttttttaaataaaacaaaacatgcagTTGTTTCTATAAGCCCTATTGGTGCCCAGTGTCTCCATTTGCTAAGCAGTAGTTTCTGGAACAGTAAATGTTGAGTGACTGAAGCCAGCATTGTTTCCTAGGACAGACCTCCTTCCATTTCCACCTCTCTGCTGCTTagtcgttctctctctctctctcacttacaGGCCCTTTGTTCTCATTCTAacctcttttgtttccttttgttttaaatacttgTTTAATCGTTTCTTTCATTATTGGGTGGGTGCATGTGCAGTgatgagcctgtggaggtcagaagacaaccttttgagaatccattttctccttccacctaaAAACATGTCTTCTGAGAGTTGAACTAAGCTTGCCAGGCTTGTGCAAAcaagtacctttatctgctgagtcatctcgcTTGTCCATGGTTTTGTGAGACAGCAGCTTGCTGGCATTGAGTTCacagtaatccttctgcctcagccttctgaatgctaaaTTACAAACATTTGTCATGATGCCTAGCTCCTAATCAGAATCTCACCCAGATTTTTctatctttataattttttttgtccAGAAGTCCACATTGATTTGATCAATTCTGATCCATGTGAACCCCTGCTTTGAGATTGTGGACTTGACAGAGGGCAGATGTGATGTGAAGTTTGCCTTCTGATCCCCGTGGCCATCATCCTAGATTTAAGTTACTCTGTGATAGCTGAGATGGGGGTTTCTGCCACCCTGTCTGCTTCTGACTAATGTGTGGATTGTATACCCCCAGGGTATCACTGAGGCTGAGCGAGAGGCTTTTGAGCTGCTTCCAGATGATGAACGTCAGTGCATAAAGTGCAAGACCACATGTTTCCTATCTGCCCTGGCTTGCTATGACTGTCCAGATGGCCTTGTCTGCCTTTCTCACATCAATGACCTCTGCAAGTGCTCCAGTAGCCGGCAATACCTTCGGTAAGTCTAGGCCTACCTGAAGGAAGTCGGAAGAGTGCAAAGTTGGACTACAATGtgctttttcctctccttttccagGTATCGGTACACCTTGGACGAGCTGCCTGCCATGCTGCATAAACTGAAAGTTCGAGCTGAATCCTTTGACACCTGGGCTAACAAAGTACGAGTGGCCCTGGAGGTGGAAGATGGGCGGAAGCGCAGTGAGTGATTGATTATTCGTATAGGGCGGTAGGGGTGGGGTTGGAGGGACTCTACAGACAAGTTCTGTTGTCTCTTCTATATCCCTggctctttccctcttcctttgcaTAATGCTGCCTACTCCTTGTTGCTCTCATTCTTCCTCCAGGCCTTGAAGAACTGAGAGCACTAGAATCTGAGGCCCGTGAGCGAAGGTTTCCTAACAGTGAGCTGCTACAGCGACTGAAGAACTGCCTGAGTGAGGCAGAGGCTTGTGTGTCCCGGGCTCTGGGGCTGGTcagtggccaggaagcagggTATGTTGGTGTGCGGTGTTGCAGCACAGAtagcttgctgctgctgctgaaaagTATGTTACAATGGATGGGTTGTGAATACAAGTGGGTCCAAGGAACAGTAGCAGGAAATTGCCAAGTGTGAGATGGCCTGGGAAGTACTGCAGAGTGCAAGACAGGCAACTTTTCATGTTAACAATAAGAACACTTAAAAGTGTTTAGTTTATCAGTGTCTAGAAGATTTGAGAGGTAGATTGAGGGATTTTGTGGGCAGGGAAGAGTGTGGGAGGTTTAGGGACTAGAATAGGACACAAGAAAACCTGAACATAGTTGCAGTAGAGGGTGGATTATAAAGTCTATGAGCTGACGCTGTAATTTAATGCTTACCTAGTATATGAAGCTGGGTTCTAGCTCCGGCTCCATGCGAGTTAGTGGAGGATGGAAAGTCTGCCTTCTTTATCATCGGTTAGTTTATAAGCTCCTTTACCCtccagctgtctctctctccGTCTATCCCTTCGTCCTATCAATATGCTTAGATTTGGAAACTCTCCCTGTAGCCTGGGCAGTTGTGGGAACAttgaggtacaagatggaagtaGAGCAGATATGGTGAGGAATGGTCTGGGCACAAATGGAAGGAGGTACCTGGGTGTGGACCAGAGATCTCACACGTGAAACTCCATAGCCCCGACAGCGTGGCTGGTCTGCACATGACCCTGGCAGAGCTACGGGCTTTTCTGGACCAGATGAACAACCTGCCTTGTGCCATGCACCAGATTGGGGATGTCAAGGTAAGGAGAGGTGGGCTTACGTAAGACAGAGTGCATGTGTGAGAAATTGTGGGAAGTATGGGCAAGTTTTTAGATTTGGGACTTGGGACAGGGAACAGGGATGTAAGTACAAGGTGCTGAGTCAAGAGAGGGTTTGCCTGAGGAAGTAAAAGAGGAGGTAATAAAGGTGTTTGTTGGGCCCCGAAACAATGAATAAAGTTTATACAAATAAAAGTAGGATGGAGAAGACAGGGACCCCAGAGTGAGCATGAAGGTTTATATAGCGTAGTACTTCTTAGGGTAGACGATCTCTTAGTTCCTTGAGAACAGAATCCCTGTGAAGATAAAGTAAAAGTACAAAGTTTTGCTCAGCCGTGTATAAAAGTGCCTAGGAATGTGCATTTTAATATATTCTCCAGGGCATCGTAATGAGCAGTCAAGTGCTGAAGGAGCTACTGTTTTAGAgttcagagaaccagagttcagtccgTGGTAGATCTCCTTTTCTCAGAAGGTTGTGTTGGGAGGCGCTGGAGCAAAGATGTGTAGTGGGGCCTCTTAAGTGGCCTCAGCTGAAGGGCTTGTTCTTCATCCTGTATTTTGGTAGGGTATTCTGGAACAGGTGGAAGCCTACCAGTCTGAGGCCCGTGAGGCCCTGGTCTCACAGCCCTCCAGTCCAGGGCTACTGCAGTCCCTGTTGGAGAGAGGGCAGCAGCTGGGGGTAGAGGTACCTGAAGCCCAGCAGCTCCAGCGGCAGGTGGAACAGGCACGGTGGCTGGATGAGGTAAAACGCACGCTGGCTCCCTCTGCCCGAAGGGGTACCCTGGCCACCATGCGGGGACTGTTGGTTGCGGGCTCCAGTGTAGCCCCTAGCCCTGCTGTGGATAAGGCCCAGGCAGAGCTTCAGGAGCTGCTGACCATCGCTGAACGCTGGGAAGAGAAAGCTCACCTCTGCCTGGAGGCCAGGTAAGCCCAGCCCTCCCTGCTATTCTTTACCTTCAAAATTTAGTGGAGAATCTGAAAAGAATGGTGGTTGGTAGCTTTGGGCATCATACCTACCCCTATGTAGGTATATTGAGTTTCTCTgctcttttcttccttgtctctgttctttttttttttttttttaatctgtatacatagaggcagaggtaggatgatggaaaagcagagaacagatgggtgtgtgtgtgagtgtgtgtgtgtgtgtgtgtgtgtgtgtgtgtgtgtgtgtgtgtagcccagtACCAATAGGCcagtatgtgtgcatgctcagaAGCACAGGGAAAAAGATGCCACCACACATATGGGGTGTCTGACATACTTCAGCCACAGGATATGCAAGTGGTTAGTATGTGAGCTTCTAGCGAGCTGACAAGAGTGGTAAACAGGTACAAAAGCTATggcagggttggggattagctcagtggtagagcgcttgcctagcaagtgcaaggccctgggttcgatcctcagctcaaaaaaaaaaaaataaaaacaaaaacaaaaacaaaaaacaaaacaaacaaacaaacaaaagctatgGCGAAGGATATATGGGTATTTGCAATCTGAAGAAAGCAGAGCCTGGCAACCATCTTTACCAACATAAAATCTCAGATGTGTAACGAGGGAACAAGAGCCCAGCTGTATATAGCTACcgaccaggctgagctctgatcCACACAGGCTATGCCCAACTGGCCTGTTCCCCCGCcccttcttttgttgtttttaggcAGAAGCATCCACCAGCCACACTTGAGGCCATAATCCATGAAGCAGAAAACATCCCTGTTCACCTGCCCAATATCCAGTCTCTCAAGGAGGCTCTTGCTAAGGCCCGGGCATGGATTGCTGATGTGGATGAGATCCAAGTAAGGACCTCCCCATCCACACCTAGACCTTCCATGTAGCAGGAAGAGACGATATACAGGGTTGTGCTGTGTTTGCATAGCTAGAGAGAGCATTGAGGTGCCACATATTGTAAGGAGGCAAAATGTGTTTACAGAGCAGTGTTCTTGAGAGAGGGACTTAAGAGGATGTCCTGAAGGAAGTGGGGTTCTGGTCAGGGTGAGGACGATAGAACACGAGAATAGAAAAGGACAGGTAGCTACCTGGCAGTAGGTAGAAAAGGAAGACCACAAAAGCATAGCTAGTCCGGTATCCCTGAAGACTGGCTGCTTTGACTGAGCCAGTGAGTAGATGCAGGTGTCATGTATGGTAGAGGGTACTCCTGAGGACAGTGTCAGTTGTTTCTGCTTTGAGACTATGAGGACAGACTATCTTCTCAGCTCAGGCCAGACATGGAGAATGAGTAGATAATTGCAAGTTCATCTTGCCTTTCTCTCTTGCCTGTGCTTAGAATGGTGACCACTACCCCTGCTTGGATGACTTGGAGGGCCTGGTAGCTGTGGGTCGGGACCTCCCTGTggggctggaggagctgagacaGCTAGAGCTGCAGGTACTGACCGCACACTCCTGGAGAGAGAAGGCCTCTAAGACCTTTCTCAAGAAGAACTCCTGCTACACACTATTGGAGGTGAGGCCCAGCACTTTTCCCTGTGTCTCTTCTTGCTTGGACTAGCTGTTTGGAGGTAGTTTATATGAGACTAAGAGTTTTTGAGGGcacgggggaggggaggagaaggtcCGGGAGGTAGGGAAGCATGGTCATTtgcctctgtctgcctgcctcaggTGCTCTGCCCGTGTGCAGACGCCGGCTCAGACAGCACCAAACGCAGCCGGtggatggagaaggagctggggttGTACAAATCTGACACAGAGCTGTTGGGGCTGTCTGCGCAGGACCTCAGGGACCCAGGCTCTGTGGTAAGAAGCTTAGATACAGATGGGCAAAGAGCCTGGTGATGATTGTCTGCACCCTGTGACCATGGCCAGACCACTTGCTCCCTGAGCTCAGTCTTCCTGGTTTGGGAGTGGGGTGTTGAGGAGGCCAGAGAATGAAGGAATCGGGTTGTTTACATTCTTCCCCTTCTTGGGCACGGCAGATCGTGGCCTTCAaagagggggagcagaaggagaaggaagggatcCTGCAGCTTCGTCGCACCAACTCAGCCAAGCCAAGTCCACTGGCGTCGTTGACTACAACCTCCTCTACAGCCTCTATCTGCGTGTGTGGGCAAGTGCCAGCTGGGGTGGGAGCTCTGCAGTGTGACCTGTGTCAGGACTGGTTCCATGGGCGCTGTGTGACAGTACCCCGCCTCCTCAGCTCCCAGAGGCCCAGGCTTACCTCATCCCCACTGCTGGCCTGGTGGGAATGGGACACCAAATTCTTGTGCCCTCTGTGTATGCGATCGCGGCGCCCACGCTTGGAAACCATCCTGGCACTGCTGGTAGCCCTACAGAGACTGCCTGTGCGGCTGCCTGAGGGTGAGGCTCTACAGTGTCTCACAGAGAGAGCCATCAGCTGGCAAGGCCGTGCCAGACAGGTTTTGGCCTCTGAGGAAGTGACTGCTCTGTTGGGACGGCTGGCTGAACTCCGTCAACGGCTACAGGCTGAATCGAAGCCTGAGGAATCCCTTGCTTACTCTTCAGATGCTGGAGAGGGCTCTGGCAATATGCCTAAGGTGAGCTTCTTAGCCCAGCTCTTAAGCTCAGATTTCTATCCCCTGGCCTGTACCTAGGCTCCAGCTCTGTCCCTGTGCTCCAGTTTTAACTCTCCTTTGGCCCAGCCTTTTTGTTCCATCCTATATCTGTCCATACTCCTAGACCCTGCTCTCTGCGGGCACCCCATGTTTGCCCTTCCTGCAGTAGGTAGAGTCTTTCAGGTTTGGCGTGGGTGAAGGAAGAGTAGGGCCTGGCTCTTCAGTTCAGTTACCCCCTGCCTTTTCCTGATCTTGATATTTGATAGGTCCAGGGGCTGTTGGAGAATGGGGACAGTGTGACCAGTCCTGAAAAGGTAGCCACAGAGGAGGGCTCAGGTAAGAGAGGTAGGTCTAGCTATAGTGTGAGTGGGATGTTGAATGGATATTATCAGtgtggcccctgatgtcctcagCTCTGTTATAGTGGTGTAGGATAAGACCCAGGACAGCCTCTAATTCAGCCTATCTCTACAACTTCCAGATCTGGAGCTGCTATCCTCACTATTACCACAGTTGACTGGCCCTGTGTTGGAACTGCCTGAGGCAACCCGAGCCCCACTGGAGGAACTTATGATGGAGGGGGATCTGCTTGAGGTGACCCTAGATGAGAATCATAGCATCTGGCAGCTGCTGCAGGCTGGGCAGCCTCCAGACTTGGAGAGGGTCCACACACTTCTGGAGGTAAGGAGAGGAGTCATTGACATGGCCAGGTCAGGCCAAGTAGGCCAGGAGCTCTGAGGCCCTGACTACTTGCCTGTGCTTGTCTTTTGGAAGGGGGAGAGTAGATAGAATCTTGTTGTATAGCCCTGATTGATCTGGTaacttgctatatagtccaggctggccttgaactcgtggctatgcaggtgctggaattacaggcatgcaccaccaggcctCACTTTAAAAACCTGTCTTTTTTGCCTTTTGTATTCACAGCTGGAGAAGGCAGAACGCCATGGGAGTCGGACACGAGGCCGAGCCCTAGAGAGGAGGCGGCGGAGGAAGGTGGATCGGGGTGGGGAGGCTGATGATCCAGCCCGAGAGGAGCTAGAGCCAAAGAGGGTACGGAGCTCAGAACCAGAAGCCGAGGAagtccaggaggaagaggagctggaggaggagactGGGGGTGAGGTCCCTCCTGTACCCTTCCCCACCAATGGcagccccagcacccaggaggaccAGGATGGCTTCGAACCAGTGTTAGAGGCTGGTTCAGACACCTCAGCCCCTTTCTCTACTCTGACTTCCCAGCTGTTGATGTCCTGCCCACAGCAGCCATCTCGGCAACAATTGTGACAGTGGCTGAGCCTAGCACAGACCCCAACAAAGATCCTTCCTTGGCCTCAAGGATCCTTTCTGACCATCAAGCCTGCTTCTTGGAGGTGGGCGGGTAGGTGGAGAGACTCCCCCCTCACCACCATCCCCAAGACCGTGACTTTTATATTCTGACTCCAAGGTATTGTTCAGACCTCAGCTCCTGGGGGCCGGCCCCTGGAGTCCTGCGTCCCTGGTAACCTGTAACCAGCATTCCCAGACACCAGAGGCAGATAGACAGGTGGGCAGGGGGTTGACTGGGGCTAGGCCAGCACCATTCCAGAGACAAATGCAGGGCACATGCAAACTGGGGGACCGCTCCCTTCCCCCCAGTTCTGGCCCTGGGTCAGGCCATGCTACACTAaccttgcccccacccccacatttttGCCTCCCGCCTCCTTTTtacttccttcttccccttcatCTTTCCCCTTCCCCTTACTGTtccacccaggaggaggaaactTCCCATGGCTGTCCTCAACTTTTTTATTTTCGATGAATTTTGTTAGGTTGAACAGGGCTGCCTATGGTCTGAAGGCTTTTGGTGCTTGTCCACACACCCACCTCAacccttccttcccatcctcctccgTCTCCTCCTCCTGGGTTCATGCTGTAATAAAAGAAGATCGTTGGTGTGTAATTAATTTGTtcaaagggagaaaaacaaaaacaagacacttTTGTTCCAACTAAAgcctattttaattttattttattattttcctcgTTAGAAATAAAACCCTTAGGAATGTTTTTTGGAaacctgtttctgaagtgcatttCTCTTCAAAAGGAGAGCAGAACCTTCCTCGCCCGTCACTGGAGCGGCTACAGTGTTAGTGGTAGTGCCAGGGCCGAGGCCAGGGAATCAGGGCTCTGAATGGGAACCTTCCCAGCTTCTCTCTAACCTTGGGAGAGatttcctgcccctcccccaagccatTTCCCTGTCTTCAAGCTGGTGGGCACCCATCCCTCTGGGGATTTGCACAGCAGCTTCCCCTAGCTTCGTGCTCTTATTTTCCTGTTCTCCGGGGACCTTTTCTTCATGGCTTTACTGAAGTCCAGTTTCCATGCTATAAAGTCGAGCTGTTTCAAATATGTAATTTGATGAGTCAGACCATCCTTGATGTTCTCTGTTAGTTTCTTTCTGCCCCAATGAATGTGTGGTTAATTTGTAATTTCTGTGTCACTGTTAAACTGCTCGATTGAGATGAAATTTGCGTCCCATACACTTCATCCAATTCAGTATACAGTTCAGTGGCTTTTAGTATATTTCAGTCATTGAATGAACCTTCATTGCAAAACAATTTTAGAATGTTTTTATGACCCTTAGAAGAAACTCCACATTCCCTAGGTGTTCCCTCCCGCTCCCATTTGTCTCTTCTggacattttatataaatgaaattatacaaTATGTGatccttttgtgtctggcttctttgacTTGGCATAGTAGATTCAAGCCTATTAATAGTCCTACAGTAGTTAGATTTTCACCCTTCTGAACCTGAAAGATGAAAGGACTGTGCTTGATTAGGGACTGCCTTCCTGAAGTATGTTTATACATGGGTTTTTTTGGTGGGTATCTGTATGCATTTTTCCCCTAGATAAGACCCACCAGGTTGCATCATATTTATAAAGGGACCATAACCCTCCAAAGACTAAGAAGCATACTTTGTAGTTCTGAGTGTTCT includes:
- the Kdm5c gene encoding lysine-specific demethylase 5C isoform X4, producing the protein MELGSDDFLPPPECPVFEPSWAEFRDPLGYIAKIRPIAEKSGICKIRPPADWQPPFAVEVDNFRFTPRIQRLNELEAQTRVKLNYLDQIAKFWEIQGSSLKIPNVERRILDLYSLSKIVVEEGGYETICKDRRWARVAQRLNYPPGKNIGSLLRSHYERIVYPYEMYQSGANLVCNTRPFDNEEKDKEYKPHSIPLRQSVQPSKFNSYGRRAKRLQPDPEPTEEDIEKNPELKKLQIYGAGPKMMGLGLMAKDKTLRKKDKEGLECPPTVVVKEELGGDVKMESASPKTFLEGKEELSHSPEPCTKMTMRLRRNHSNAQFIESYVCRMCSRGDEDDKLLLCDGCDDNYHIFCLLPPLPEIPKGVWRCPKCVMAECKRPPEAFGFEQATREYTLQSFGEMADSFKADYFNMPVHMVPTELVEKEFWRLVNSIEEDVTVEYGADIHSKEFGSGFPVSDSKRHLTPEEEEYATSGWNLNVMPVLEQSVLCHINADISGMKVPWLYVGMVFSAFCWHIEDHWSYSINYLHWGEPKTWYGVPSLAAEHLEEVMKKLTPELFDSQPDLLHQLVTLMNPNTLMSHGVPVVRTNQCAGEFVITFPRAYHSGFNQGYNFAEAVNFCTADWLPAGRQCIEHYRRLRRYCVFSHEELICKMAACPEKLDLNLAAAVHKEMFIMVQEERRLRKALLEKGITEAEREAFELLPDDERQCIKCKTTCFLSALACYDCPDGLVCLSHINDLCKCSSSRQYLRYRYTLDELPAMLHKLKVRAESFDTWANKVRVALEVEDGRKRSLEELRALESEARERRFPNSELLQRLKNCLSEAEACVSRALGLVSGQEAGPDSVAGLHMTLAELRAFLDQMNNLPCAMHQIGDVKGILEQVEAYQSEAREALVSQPSSPGLLQSLLERGQQLGVEVPEAQQLQRQVEQARWLDEVKRTLAPSARRGTLATMRGLLVAGSSVAPSPAVDKAQAELQELLTIAERWEEKAHLCLEARQKHPPATLEAIIHEAENIPVHLPNIQSLKEALAKARAWIADVDEIQNGDHYPCLDDLEGLVAVGRDLPVGLEELRQLELQVLTAHSWREKASKTFLKKNSCYTLLEVLCPCADAGSDSTKRSRWMEKELGLYKSDTELLGLSAQDLRDPGSVIVAFKEGEQKEKEGILQLRRTNSAKPSPLASLTTTSSTASICVCGQVPAGVGALQCDLCQDWFHGRCVTVPRLLSSQRPRLTSSPLLAWWEWDTKFLCPLCMRSRRPRLETILALLVALQRLPVRLPEGEALQCLTERAISWQGRARQVLASEEVTALLGRLAELRQRLQAESKPEESLAYSSDAGEGSGNMPKVQGLLENGDSVTSPEKVATEEGSDLELLSSLLPQLTGPVLELPEATRAPLEELMMEGDLLEVTLDENHSIWQLLQAGQPPDLERVHTLLELEKAERHGSRTRGRALERRRRRKVDRGGEADDPAREELEPKRVRSSEPEAEEVQEEEELEEETGGEVPPVPFPTNGSPSTQEDQDGFEPVLEAGSDTSAPFSTLTSQLLMSCPQQPSRQQL